One Leptospirales bacterium DNA segment encodes these proteins:
- a CDS encoding methyltransferase domain-containing protein — MSAAEYSAAVETARRYYNSADADAFYAAVWGGEDIHIGLYSSARESIAAASRRTVERLIQLSQPGPSDRVLDLGAGYGGAARFLAQHCGCRVDCVNLSEVQNARNRQLNTALGLERQIEVIDASFEDLPLPAGRYSVVWSQDALLHSGQRERAIAEAARVLASGGRFIFTDPMQSDRCDPAALAAVLERIHLKSMGSPARYCELGQQLGFTNFRFEEHAGQLVNHYSAVLGELNKRFAELRASCDLGYLQNMRSGLQRWIEAGRSGNLTWGVIQMDRR; from the coding sequence GTGAGCGCGGCGGAGTATTCGGCGGCCGTCGAAACAGCCAGGCGCTACTACAATAGCGCCGATGCCGACGCCTTCTATGCCGCCGTGTGGGGCGGCGAGGATATTCACATTGGGCTCTATTCTTCGGCGCGAGAGAGCATAGCAGCGGCCAGTCGGCGAACCGTGGAACGCCTGATCCAGCTCAGCCAGCCAGGGCCCTCGGACCGCGTTCTGGATCTGGGCGCCGGCTACGGCGGCGCAGCGCGCTTTCTGGCGCAACACTGCGGCTGCCGCGTCGATTGCGTCAATCTCAGCGAAGTCCAAAATGCGCGCAACCGGCAGCTCAATACCGCGCTGGGTTTGGAGCGGCAGATCGAGGTCATCGACGCCAGCTTTGAAGACCTGCCGCTGCCAGCCGGACGCTACAGCGTCGTCTGGTCGCAGGATGCACTGTTGCACAGCGGTCAGCGCGAACGCGCCATTGCCGAGGCGGCGCGCGTCCTGGCCTCAGGCGGCCGTTTCATTTTCACCGATCCGATGCAAAGCGATCGATGTGATCCTGCCGCACTGGCAGCGGTTCTGGAGCGCATTCATCTGAAGAGCATGGGATCCCCGGCGCGCTATTGTGAGCTGGGTCAACAGTTGGGGTTCACAAACTTTCGTTTTGAAGAACATGCCGGCCAGCTGGTCAACCACTACAGTGCGGTGCTGGGCGAACTGAACAAACGCTTCGCGGAGTTGCGCGCAAGTTGCGATTTGGGCTACCTGCAAAACATGCGTTCCGGTCTGCAGCGCTGGATCGAGGCCGGCCGCAGCGGCAATTTGACCTGGGGCGTAATCCAGATGGATCGCCGCTGA